Proteins encoded together in one Pseudorca crassidens isolate mPseCra1 chromosome 17, mPseCra1.hap1, whole genome shotgun sequence window:
- the TTPA gene encoding alpha-tocopherol transfer protein isoform X3, which produces MCRKQVSLPEQHMSEDTSKQRLLENYYKWRAECPEISADLHPRSVLGLLKAGYVGVLRARDPTGSKVLIYRIAHWDPKVFTAYDVFRVSLITSELIVQEVETQRNGIKAVFDLEGWQFSHAFQMTPSVAKKIAAVLTDSFPLKVRGIHLINEPIIFHAVFSMIKPFLTEKIKERIHMHGDNYKQRLLQHFPDILPVEYGGKEYSMEDICQEWTNFIMKSENYLSSISQTAKGEEVI; this is translated from the exons ATGTGCAGGAAGCAGGTGAGCTTGCCAGAGCAACATATGAGTGAAGACACTTCAAAACAAAGA ttactGGAAAACTACTATAAGTGGAGAGCAGAATGTCCAGAAATAAGTGCAGATCTCCATCCTAGAAGCGTTCTTGGCCTTCTGAAGGCCGGCTACGTCGGCGTCCTGAGAGCCCGAGACCCCACTGGCAGCAAAGTTCTGATTTACAGAATTG cacactGGGACCCAAAAGTTTTCACAGCTTATGATGTGTTTCGTGTAAGTCTAATCACGTCCGAGCTTATTGTACAGGAGGTAGAAACACAACGGAATGGAATCAAGGCTGTCTTTGATTTGGAAGGCTGGCAGTTTTCTCATGCTTTTCAGATGACTCCATCTGTAGCCAAGAAGATTGCTGCTGTTCTTACA gatTCCTTTCCATTAAAAGTTCGTGGTATCCATTTGATAAACGAGCCAATAATTTTCCATGCTGTCTTTTCCATGATTAAACCATTTCTGACTGAAAAAATTAAGGAACGG ATTCATATGCATGGGGACAATTACAAACAAAGGTTACTTCAGCATTTCCCAGACATTCTTCCAGTGGAATACGGTGGTAAAGAATACTCCATGGAGGACATTTGTCAGGAGTGGACAAATTTTATAATGAAGTCTGAAAATTATCTCAGCAGCATTTCACAGACCGCTAAAGGAGAAGAAGTTATTTAA
- the TTPA gene encoding alpha-tocopherol transfer protein isoform X2, whose translation MAEARPGPAAGAQLNGLPDHSPLLQPSLAELRRRAGEAGARLARRPLSDAFLLRFLRARDFDLDLAWRLLENYYKWRAECPEISADLHPRSVLGLLKAGYVGVLRARDPTGSKVLIYRIAHWDPKVFTAYDVFRVSLITSELIVQEVETQRNGIKAVFDLEGWQFSHAFQMTPSVAKKIAAVLTDSFPLKVRGIHLINEPIIFHAVFSMIKPFLTEKIKERIHMHGDNYKQRLLQHFPDILPVEYGGKEYSMEDICQEWTNFIMKSENYLSSISQTAKGEEVI comes from the exons ATGGCGGAGgcgcggccggggccggcggcGGGGGCGCAGCTCAACGGGCTGCCAGACCACTCGCCGCTGCTGCAGCCCAGCCTGGCCGAGCTGCGGCGCCGGGCTGGGGAAGCGGGCGCTCGGCTGGCGCGGCGGCCGCTCAGCGACGCCTTCCTGCTGCGGTTCCTGCGCGCCCGGGACTTCGATCTGGACCTGGCCTGGCGG ttactGGAAAACTACTATAAGTGGAGAGCAGAATGTCCAGAAATAAGTGCAGATCTCCATCCTAGAAGCGTTCTTGGCCTTCTGAAGGCCGGCTACGTCGGCGTCCTGAGAGCCCGAGACCCCACTGGCAGCAAAGTTCTGATTTACAGAATTG cacactGGGACCCAAAAGTTTTCACAGCTTATGATGTGTTTCGTGTAAGTCTAATCACGTCCGAGCTTATTGTACAGGAGGTAGAAACACAACGGAATGGAATCAAGGCTGTCTTTGATTTGGAAGGCTGGCAGTTTTCTCATGCTTTTCAGATGACTCCATCTGTAGCCAAGAAGATTGCTGCTGTTCTTACA gatTCCTTTCCATTAAAAGTTCGTGGTATCCATTTGATAAACGAGCCAATAATTTTCCATGCTGTCTTTTCCATGATTAAACCATTTCTGACTGAAAAAATTAAGGAACGG ATTCATATGCATGGGGACAATTACAAACAAAGGTTACTTCAGCATTTCCCAGACATTCTTCCAGTGGAATACGGTGGTAAAGAATACTCCATGGAGGACATTTGTCAGGAGTGGACAAATTTTATAATGAAGTCTGAAAATTATCTCAGCAGCATTTCACAGACCGCTAAAGGAGAAGAAGTTATTTAA
- the TTPA gene encoding alpha-tocopherol transfer protein isoform X4, whose product MAEARPGPAAGAQLNGLPDHSPLLQPSLAELRRRAGEAGARLARRPLSDAFLLRFLRARDFDLDLAWRLLENYYKWRAECPEISADLHPRSVLGLLKAGYVGVLRARDPTGSKVLIYRIDSYAWGQLQTKVTSAFPRHSSSGIRW is encoded by the exons ATGGCGGAGgcgcggccggggccggcggcGGGGGCGCAGCTCAACGGGCTGCCAGACCACTCGCCGCTGCTGCAGCCCAGCCTGGCCGAGCTGCGGCGCCGGGCTGGGGAAGCGGGCGCTCGGCTGGCGCGGCGGCCGCTCAGCGACGCCTTCCTGCTGCGGTTCCTGCGCGCCCGGGACTTCGATCTGGACCTGGCCTGGCGG ttactGGAAAACTACTATAAGTGGAGAGCAGAATGTCCAGAAATAAGTGCAGATCTCCATCCTAGAAGCGTTCTTGGCCTTCTGAAGGCCGGCTACGTCGGCGTCCTGAGAGCCCGAGACCCCACTGGCAGCAAAGTTCTGATTTACAGAATTG ATTCATATGCATGGGGACAATTACAAACAAAGGTTACTTCAGCATTTCCCAGACATTCTTCCAGTGGAATACGGTGGTAA